The window AATTTTGTTGTTATTAAATAAAAACAGCTATGCAATGGTTTTATCGATTTCAACTGTATTAAAGTAGTAAAGATCCCTTAAATCAAATTAAAATTTGTCATTGTTTCTAAGTACGAAACCCACAAGCTATATGAAAAATATTAAAGATCATCATAAATTGGGTGTTTTCATCATGTGCATTCGTACAGTCAGTTTGTTTTTATACACATAAACTGAACATATAACTAGAAAGGAGGAATGGTAATATGTATGGTTATGGTGGTTATGGATATGGTGGACATGGACCTTTTGGTGGATTTGCGTTTATTGTAGTATTATTCATACTGTTGATCATTGTACTTGGAGTTGTGGTACGTCCTTATTAGAGTATACAAGTTAACAGCATCTCTCATTAATGAAATTAGATGTTCAATAGCGTAAAACTTGTATAATGAATGCTTTGGATCTATAAATAGGTTGATCGCCTATATGGCTTTTAAGGTAGTACTCTTATAAAAAGAAGAGTACTCCTTTATTTTATTTTGAGGAATGAAATAGTTTTTAGCTGAAAATAAATACTATTACTGATCTTAAGCAAGTAAAGTTCATGAAGATTTATCGTGAGTATAATTAAATACTTCATTATTAATAGTGACTACGTTATAATCGTTTATTGTGGTAGTTAAAGATAAAGAAACAAATTTGAATTTAAGAAATATTGATTAGATCAACAAATATGTCTATTAATGGAGTGGAACATCTAATGAAAAAAAAGATCTTATTTATTGGTGCAGGCAGAATGGCCGAGGCCATTTTTTCTGGTTTACTAACATACAAAAAAGAGTATATTGATGAAATTATTGTTACGAATCGAACAGATGAACAAAGATTAATTAATTTGAAGGAAAAATATGGTGTCACAACATCAACAAAATGGCAGGATGAGGTCGCCCATGTAGATATCATTATTTTAGCTATGCCTC of the Bacillus sp. SM2101 genome contains:
- a CDS encoding sporulation protein YjcZ, translating into MYGYGGYGYGGHGPFGGFAFIVVLFILLIIVLGVVVRPY